A genomic stretch from Mya arenaria isolate MELC-2E11 chromosome 10, ASM2691426v1 includes:
- the LOC128205628 gene encoding cell death abnormality protein 1-like isoform X1 codes for MVLNFGQITKNYLKNKKMIKMTGGSSIIAFTTILLTLVVKTSCQDCSPCSCCNREKGCSYNNQLGIDHYCWSGCIGGFMSPKCQKTCVNPRCRSCSTESTCDTCYNGYYGYQCTSRCPTTCNTCSSSTSCTSCNDGFHGNQCQNSCPSTCKTCLSSSFCTVCNDGYYGDQCQYSCPSTCKACNSSSFCTSCWDGHHSGSGAMCLFHCNPECLSCTNETSCTACKTRSGIGYYRNDCSSQCSRKCKDYLCDIYGHCLECADPHFLGSSCDRCINGKYGSLCHNNCPVNCYSDCSSTGICKSCKDGFFSNYCNISCSENCKYGTCYRNGSCIGGCKDEFSGSRCEQKTCPINCNCDNNNSCFECDAYHFGPSCLLSCSSCKDNRCPVERLHAEKCDECATWRYGNLCNETCPRYCLDNKCDQDNGTCVCDKNYTFKNGKCVPSSCPANCSTCTSPDVCDSCVDRYFYGDTCKHECTHCKAGTPCRKVDGYCWDACADGLSGVECNTSCYNECETCQRFFASMCVLCKTGRYGNNGHYNTCKNLCNIKCMNNSCEALTGQCNQGCVNGYHGTNCIDSCPIHCLNKTCKQVNGTCVNGCEDGYYGLKCLNTCMSVESNCLVCTSSQNTFSSCTRCTKWSYPGSSGKCVPCEPNCSGECNSSTGVCYECVDGYRGSFCNVSCISNCKSCLQNNDECNVCKEEFWGSDCLNNCSTNCKHGNNSMSSCDINSGKCLHGCLSESHGLQCSLLCGKHCLPSEGGVRECNQMDGQCRCENGYKQTDTGCTDASVADQINQNGGAGDGTSGSVIGGAVGGVLGLLTVALVIGLLIFVRRRRLDSTDGPRADAADLVIFIEENSVVYQNKSASANIYNEINDKTDKVKSSKGRKNNAKESPTTSTNDNKLDRLSDSKLGVTRASTEQLKTNQLKSSEGKSEHSENSAKCKTPVEDSPKDILQDKDTDDVYYNLNKVAVKDLGAFVAAKDNSYYQEEFKKLPDGLVKPHQDALRPENRPRNRYQGIYPYDNTRVKLMGGDTDFINASFVEGYRQENAYIASQGPTDKTMQDYSVFWRMVWQQKVGKIVMLTNLVEDGKPKCDQYWPDHGITKQYSDINVTCLSEDMYADFVMRTFLVKMDKEDMTVQHFHFTSWPDKGVPDDVTSLVDFRHRVLQTKSPLGGPTIVHCSAGVGRTGTYIAMDLLTREGEAEGSVNIHGCVTNLRHRRTRMVQTADQYAFLHHAIVHTLAFDSKPVQTEGFATYMSDSKNKQRLIKQFKQLEITMERSEEERQASERNAALTKSNREGADIPGNLYRPRLHLGKEPGHDYINAMYVNSYKQRNHFVLAMTPLEETVTDFLCLVMQEKAVCIVDMESECSLYIPDLGTQKQFGSYTVDNLRQMSTPYSINRVLRMSYNGLRGPNEHTVSHYEVTAWQDNVKVPESATHFLQLVKEVETKAASGSAIMHCKTGGGRCGLFAAVWTLLEKTGIEHEVSVFNTVRQLRARRPNAVRTREQYAFCHVCVHEYLQSFDIYSNFS; via the exons ATGGTACTGAATTTTGGACAAATAACAAAGAACTATCTTAAGAATAAGAAAATGATAAAGATGACAGGCGGATCAAGCATTATTGCATTTACAACAATTCTTCTGACATTAG TTGTCAAGACATCGTGCCAGGATTGTTCTCCATGCTCTTGCTGCAATCGTGAAAAAGGATGCTCCTACAACAACCAACTTGGGATTGATCACTATTGCTGGAGCGGATGCATCGGTGGATTCATGAGTCCTAAGTGCCAGAAAACTTGTGTAAATCCGCGATGTCGATCATGTTCAACAGAGAGTACATGTGACACATGCTATAATGGCTATTACGGATATCAATGTACAAGTAGGTGCCCAACGACCTGTAACACATGTTCTTCAAGCACATCATGCACATCCTGCAATGATGGATTCCACGGAAATCAGTGCCAAAACTCATGCCCATCTACCTGTAAAACATGCCTCTCCAGCTCCTTCTGTACAGTCTGCAATGACGGATACTACGGAGATCAGTGTCAATACTCATGTCCATCAACCTGTAAAGCATGCAACTCTAGTTCCTTCTGTACATCATGTTGGGACGGACATCACAGCGGGTCGGGGGcaatgtgtttatttcattgcaaCCCAGAGTGTTTATCTTGCACAAATGAAACATCATGTACAGCATGCAAGACCCGAAGTGGTATTGGTTATTATAGAAATGATTGTTCTAGCCAATGTAGTAGGAAATGCAAAGACTACTTATGCGATATATATGGACACTGCCTGGAATGTGCTGACCCTCACTTCCTTGGGAGTAGCTGTGACAGATGTATTAATGGCAAATACGGGAGTCTCTGTCACAATAATTGTCCCGTAAATTGCTACAGCGATTGTTCAAGCACGGGTATATGCAAATCATGTAAGGATGGGTTCTTTAGTAATTATTGCAATATATCGTGTTCAGAAAACTGCAAATACGGCACATGCTACCGGAATGGATCTTGCATTGGAGGATGTAAGGATGAATTCAGTGGATCAAGATGTGAACAAAAGACTTGTCCTATAAACTGCAATTGCGATAACAATAACAGCTGCTTTGAATGTGATGCTTATCATTTCGGGCCTTCATGTTTGCTTTCCTGTAGCTCATGTAAAGACAACCGATGCCCAGTTGAACGTCTACATGCAGAAAAATGTGATGAATGTGCAACTTGGCGGTATGGCAATCTCTGTAATGAAACTTGTCCGCGCTATTGTTTAGATAACAAGTGCGACCAAGATAATGGGACATGTGTTTGTGACAAGAACTACAcgtttaaaaatggtaaatgtgTTCCTAGTTCTTGCCCCGCTAACTGCTCAACGTGCACTTCACCAGATGTATGCGACTCATGTGTTGATAGGTATTTTTATGGAGATACTTGTAAACACGAATGTACTCATTGCAAGGCAGGAACACCCTGTCGGAAAGTTGACGGATATTGTTGGGATGCATGTGCTGATGGTCTATCTGGGGTTGAGTGTAATACTTCGTGTTACAATGAATGTGAAACTTGTCAACGTTTTTTCGCAAGTATGTGTGTATTGTGTAAAACTGGAAGATATGGGAATAATGGACATTACAACACATGCAAAAACCTttgcaatattaaatgtatgaaCAACTCTTGTGAAGCTTTGACTGGTCAATGTAATCAAGGTTGTGTGAATGGATACCACGGGACTAACTGTATCGATTCATGTCCAATACattgtttgaacaaaacatgcaaacaggTCAATGGTACATGTGTAAACGGCTGTGAGGACGGGTATTATGGCTTAAAgtgtttaaatacatgtatgagtGTTGAATCGAACTGTCTCGTTTGTACTTCAAGTCAAAACACATTCAGTTCCTGTACACGGTGCACTAAATGGTCATATCCAGGATCCAGCGGTAAGTGCGTTCCATGTGAACCGAATTGTTCTGGAGAATGTAACTCGTCAACAGGTGTATGCTATGAATGTGTAGATGGATACAGGGGATCGTTTTGTAACGTTTCATGTATATCAAATTGTAAATCATGCCTTCAGAATAACGATGAATGCAATGTTTGCAAAGAGGAGTTTTGGGGTAGTGACTGCTTAAACAATTGCAGCACAAACTGTAAACACGGAAATAATTCAATGTCTAGCTGTGATATAAATTCTGGGAAATGCCTACATGGATGCCTATCTGAATCGCATGGATTACAGTGTTCTCTTCTTTGTGGCAAACATTGCCTCCCTTCTGAAGGTGGAGTTCGTGAGTGCAACCAAATGGATGGTCAGTGTAGATGTGAGAATGGGTACAAACAGACCGACACAGGATGTACTGATG CATCCGTCGCAGACCAAATTAACCAAAATGGTGGCGCCGGTGATGGAACGTCTGGATCAGTTATAGGTGGTGCTGTTGGTGGTGTTCTCGGACTTCTTACAGTTGCCCTCGTTATCGGGCTTTTAATCTTCGTTAGGag AAGAAGACTGGACAGCACCGACGGCCCTAGGGCAGATGCAGCAG ACTTAGTTATTTTCATAGAGGAAAACAGTGTAGTCTACCAGAACAAGAGTGCTTCAGccaatatttacaatgaaatcAACGATAAAACGGATAAAGTGAAATCTAGCAAAGGGCGTAAAAACAATGCTAAAG AGTCACCTACGACTTCAACTAATGACAACAAACTGGATCGTCTCTCCGACTCAAAATTGGGGGTTACAAGAGCTTCAACAGAACAACTAAAGACAAACCAGTTAAAATCATCAGAAGGAAAATCAGAACATTCGGAAAACAGCGCGAAGTGCAAAACACCTGTCGAAGATTCGCCCAAAGACATATTACAGGACAAAGACACCGATGATGTGTATTACAATCTGAATAAGGTTGCTGTCAAAGACCTTGGAGCTTTTGTGGCTGCCAAAGACAACTCATATTACCAAGAAGAGTTTAAG AAACTTCCTGATGGTTTGGTAAAACCCCATCAAGATGCATTGAGGCCAGAAAATCGTCCAAGAAATAGATATCAAGGCATCTACCCAT ATGACAACACCAGAGTGAAATTGATGGGCGGAGATACGGATTTTATCAACGCCAGCTTTGTAGAG GGATATAGACAGGAAAATGCATACATTGCATCTCAAG GTCCAACAGATAAGACCATGCAGGACTACTCAGTGTTTTGGCGGATGGTTTGGCAGCAGAAAGTGGGCAAGATCGTCATGCTCACCAATTTAGTGGAAGACGGG AAACCAAAATGTGACCAATACTGGCCCGACCATGGAATCACCAAACAATACAGCGATATAAATGTGACGTGTTTAAGTGAAGACATGTACGCCGACTTCGTGATGAGAACCTTTTTAGTGAAAATG GATAAAGAGGACATGACAGTccaacattttcatttcaccAGCTGGCCGGACAAAGGGGTCCCCGATGATGTAACTTCCCTGGTCGATTTCCGTCACAGGGTTCTACAAACAAAATCGCCACTTGGTGGACCTACAATCGTTCACTGCAG TGCTGGCGTTGGCAGGACGGGAACGTACATAGCGATGGACTTGTTGACAAGAGAGGGTGAAGCTGAAGGATCCGTTAACATACATGGTTGTGTCACCAATCTCAGACATCGTCGTACACGTATGGTCCAAACGGCG GATCAATATGCCTTCCTGCACCACGCAATTGTTCACACGTTAGCGTTTGACAGTAAACCCGTTCAAACGGAGGGGTTTGCGACCTACATGTCGGATTCGAAGAACAAACAGAGACTAATCAAACAATTCaag caaCTGGAGATTACCATGGAAAGATCTGAAGAGGAGCGACAAGCATCTGAAAGAAATGCAGCCTTAACAAAGTCCAACAGGGAGGGCGCTGACATTCCAG GTAACTTGTACAGGCCTAGGTTGCATTTAGGTAAAGAACCGGGGCATGATTATATCAACGCCATGTATGTTAAT AGCTACAAACAACGGAATCATTTTGTTCTCGCGATGACTCCTCTTGAAGAGACCGTTACAGACTTTCTTTGCCTCGTGATGCAGGAAAAAGCGGTCTGCATCGTCGATATGGAGAGTGAATGCTCCCTGTACATTCCTGATCTTGGCACACAGAAGCAGTTTGGTTCATATACAGTAGACAATCTTCGACAAATGTCGACACCCTACAGTATCAACAGGGTGCTTAGAATGAGCTACAACGGCCTG AGAGGACCTAATGAACATACGGTATCTCACTACGAAGTTACGGCCTGGCAAGACAATGTTAAAGTTCCCGAGTCGGCAACACACTTTTTGCAACTTGTCAAGGAAGTAGAGACAAAGGCCGCCTCTGGATCCGCTATTATGCATTGCAA GACTGGTGGCGGACGCTGCGGCCTGTTTGCGGCTGTTTGGACGCTTCTGGAGAAAACAGGCATAGAACACGAGGTCTCGGTGTTTAACACAGTTCGCCAACTGCGGGCGAGACGGCCAAATGCCGTTAGGACTAGA GAGCAGTACGCTTTTTGCCACGTTTGTGTTCATGAGTATCTGCAATCATTCGACATCTACTCTAATTTCTCGTAG
- the LOC128205628 gene encoding cell death abnormality protein 1-like isoform X2 produces the protein MVLNFGQITKNYLKNKKMIKMTGGSSIIAFTTILLTLVVKTSCQDCSPCSCCNREKGCSYNNQLGIDHYCWSGCIGGFMSPKCQKTCVNPRCRSCSTESTCDTCYNGYYGYQCTSRCPTTCNTCSSSTSCTSCNDGFHGNQCQNSCPSTCKTCLSSSFCTVCNDGYYGDQCQYSCPSTCKACNSSSFCTSCWDGHHSGSGAMCLFHCNPECLSCTNETSCTACKTRSGIGYYRNDCSSQCSRKCKDYLCDIYGHCLECADPHFLGSSCDRCINGKYGSLCHNNCPVNCYSDCSSTGICKSCKDGFFSNYCNISCSENCKYGTCYRNGSCIGGCKDEFSGSRCEQKTCPINCNCDNNNSCFECDAYHFGPSCLLSCSSCKDNRCPVERLHAEKCDECATWRYGNLCNETCPRYCLDNKCDQDNGTCVCDKNYTFKNGKCVPSSCPANCSTCTSPDVCDSCVDRYFYGDTCKHECTHCKAGTPCRKVDGYCWDACADGLSGVECNTSCYNECETCQRFFASMCVLCKTGRYGNNGHYNTCKNLCNIKCMNNSCEALTGQCNQGCVNGYHGTNCIDSCPIHCLNKTCKQVNGTCVNGCEDGYYGLKCLNTCMSVESNCLVCTSSQNTFSSCTRCTKWSYPGSSGKCVPCEPNCSGECNSSTGVCYECVDGYRGSFCNVSCISNCKSCLQNNDECNVCKEEFWGSDCLNNCSTNCKHGNNSMSSCDINSGKCLHGCLSESHGLQCSLLCGKHCLPSEGGVRECNQMDGQCRCENGYKQTDTGCTDASVADQINQNGGAGDGTSGSVIGGAVGGVLGLLTVALVIGLLIFVRRRRLDSTDGPRADAAEENSVVYQNKSASANIYNEINDKTDKVKSSKGRKNNAKESPTTSTNDNKLDRLSDSKLGVTRASTEQLKTNQLKSSEGKSEHSENSAKCKTPVEDSPKDILQDKDTDDVYYNLNKVAVKDLGAFVAAKDNSYYQEEFKKLPDGLVKPHQDALRPENRPRNRYQGIYPYDNTRVKLMGGDTDFINASFVEGYRQENAYIASQGPTDKTMQDYSVFWRMVWQQKVGKIVMLTNLVEDGKPKCDQYWPDHGITKQYSDINVTCLSEDMYADFVMRTFLVKMDKEDMTVQHFHFTSWPDKGVPDDVTSLVDFRHRVLQTKSPLGGPTIVHCSAGVGRTGTYIAMDLLTREGEAEGSVNIHGCVTNLRHRRTRMVQTADQYAFLHHAIVHTLAFDSKPVQTEGFATYMSDSKNKQRLIKQFKQLEITMERSEEERQASERNAALTKSNREGADIPGNLYRPRLHLGKEPGHDYINAMYVNSYKQRNHFVLAMTPLEETVTDFLCLVMQEKAVCIVDMESECSLYIPDLGTQKQFGSYTVDNLRQMSTPYSINRVLRMSYNGLRGPNEHTVSHYEVTAWQDNVKVPESATHFLQLVKEVETKAASGSAIMHCKTGGGRCGLFAAVWTLLEKTGIEHEVSVFNTVRQLRARRPNAVRTREQYAFCHVCVHEYLQSFDIYSNFS, from the exons ATGGTACTGAATTTTGGACAAATAACAAAGAACTATCTTAAGAATAAGAAAATGATAAAGATGACAGGCGGATCAAGCATTATTGCATTTACAACAATTCTTCTGACATTAG TTGTCAAGACATCGTGCCAGGATTGTTCTCCATGCTCTTGCTGCAATCGTGAAAAAGGATGCTCCTACAACAACCAACTTGGGATTGATCACTATTGCTGGAGCGGATGCATCGGTGGATTCATGAGTCCTAAGTGCCAGAAAACTTGTGTAAATCCGCGATGTCGATCATGTTCAACAGAGAGTACATGTGACACATGCTATAATGGCTATTACGGATATCAATGTACAAGTAGGTGCCCAACGACCTGTAACACATGTTCTTCAAGCACATCATGCACATCCTGCAATGATGGATTCCACGGAAATCAGTGCCAAAACTCATGCCCATCTACCTGTAAAACATGCCTCTCCAGCTCCTTCTGTACAGTCTGCAATGACGGATACTACGGAGATCAGTGTCAATACTCATGTCCATCAACCTGTAAAGCATGCAACTCTAGTTCCTTCTGTACATCATGTTGGGACGGACATCACAGCGGGTCGGGGGcaatgtgtttatttcattgcaaCCCAGAGTGTTTATCTTGCACAAATGAAACATCATGTACAGCATGCAAGACCCGAAGTGGTATTGGTTATTATAGAAATGATTGTTCTAGCCAATGTAGTAGGAAATGCAAAGACTACTTATGCGATATATATGGACACTGCCTGGAATGTGCTGACCCTCACTTCCTTGGGAGTAGCTGTGACAGATGTATTAATGGCAAATACGGGAGTCTCTGTCACAATAATTGTCCCGTAAATTGCTACAGCGATTGTTCAAGCACGGGTATATGCAAATCATGTAAGGATGGGTTCTTTAGTAATTATTGCAATATATCGTGTTCAGAAAACTGCAAATACGGCACATGCTACCGGAATGGATCTTGCATTGGAGGATGTAAGGATGAATTCAGTGGATCAAGATGTGAACAAAAGACTTGTCCTATAAACTGCAATTGCGATAACAATAACAGCTGCTTTGAATGTGATGCTTATCATTTCGGGCCTTCATGTTTGCTTTCCTGTAGCTCATGTAAAGACAACCGATGCCCAGTTGAACGTCTACATGCAGAAAAATGTGATGAATGTGCAACTTGGCGGTATGGCAATCTCTGTAATGAAACTTGTCCGCGCTATTGTTTAGATAACAAGTGCGACCAAGATAATGGGACATGTGTTTGTGACAAGAACTACAcgtttaaaaatggtaaatgtgTTCCTAGTTCTTGCCCCGCTAACTGCTCAACGTGCACTTCACCAGATGTATGCGACTCATGTGTTGATAGGTATTTTTATGGAGATACTTGTAAACACGAATGTACTCATTGCAAGGCAGGAACACCCTGTCGGAAAGTTGACGGATATTGTTGGGATGCATGTGCTGATGGTCTATCTGGGGTTGAGTGTAATACTTCGTGTTACAATGAATGTGAAACTTGTCAACGTTTTTTCGCAAGTATGTGTGTATTGTGTAAAACTGGAAGATATGGGAATAATGGACATTACAACACATGCAAAAACCTttgcaatattaaatgtatgaaCAACTCTTGTGAAGCTTTGACTGGTCAATGTAATCAAGGTTGTGTGAATGGATACCACGGGACTAACTGTATCGATTCATGTCCAATACattgtttgaacaaaacatgcaaacaggTCAATGGTACATGTGTAAACGGCTGTGAGGACGGGTATTATGGCTTAAAgtgtttaaatacatgtatgagtGTTGAATCGAACTGTCTCGTTTGTACTTCAAGTCAAAACACATTCAGTTCCTGTACACGGTGCACTAAATGGTCATATCCAGGATCCAGCGGTAAGTGCGTTCCATGTGAACCGAATTGTTCTGGAGAATGTAACTCGTCAACAGGTGTATGCTATGAATGTGTAGATGGATACAGGGGATCGTTTTGTAACGTTTCATGTATATCAAATTGTAAATCATGCCTTCAGAATAACGATGAATGCAATGTTTGCAAAGAGGAGTTTTGGGGTAGTGACTGCTTAAACAATTGCAGCACAAACTGTAAACACGGAAATAATTCAATGTCTAGCTGTGATATAAATTCTGGGAAATGCCTACATGGATGCCTATCTGAATCGCATGGATTACAGTGTTCTCTTCTTTGTGGCAAACATTGCCTCCCTTCTGAAGGTGGAGTTCGTGAGTGCAACCAAATGGATGGTCAGTGTAGATGTGAGAATGGGTACAAACAGACCGACACAGGATGTACTGATG CATCCGTCGCAGACCAAATTAACCAAAATGGTGGCGCCGGTGATGGAACGTCTGGATCAGTTATAGGTGGTGCTGTTGGTGGTGTTCTCGGACTTCTTACAGTTGCCCTCGTTATCGGGCTTTTAATCTTCGTTAGGag AAGAAGACTGGACAGCACCGACGGCCCTAGGGCAGATGCAGCAG AGGAAAACAGTGTAGTCTACCAGAACAAGAGTGCTTCAGccaatatttacaatgaaatcAACGATAAAACGGATAAAGTGAAATCTAGCAAAGGGCGTAAAAACAATGCTAAAG AGTCACCTACGACTTCAACTAATGACAACAAACTGGATCGTCTCTCCGACTCAAAATTGGGGGTTACAAGAGCTTCAACAGAACAACTAAAGACAAACCAGTTAAAATCATCAGAAGGAAAATCAGAACATTCGGAAAACAGCGCGAAGTGCAAAACACCTGTCGAAGATTCGCCCAAAGACATATTACAGGACAAAGACACCGATGATGTGTATTACAATCTGAATAAGGTTGCTGTCAAAGACCTTGGAGCTTTTGTGGCTGCCAAAGACAACTCATATTACCAAGAAGAGTTTAAG AAACTTCCTGATGGTTTGGTAAAACCCCATCAAGATGCATTGAGGCCAGAAAATCGTCCAAGAAATAGATATCAAGGCATCTACCCAT ATGACAACACCAGAGTGAAATTGATGGGCGGAGATACGGATTTTATCAACGCCAGCTTTGTAGAG GGATATAGACAGGAAAATGCATACATTGCATCTCAAG GTCCAACAGATAAGACCATGCAGGACTACTCAGTGTTTTGGCGGATGGTTTGGCAGCAGAAAGTGGGCAAGATCGTCATGCTCACCAATTTAGTGGAAGACGGG AAACCAAAATGTGACCAATACTGGCCCGACCATGGAATCACCAAACAATACAGCGATATAAATGTGACGTGTTTAAGTGAAGACATGTACGCCGACTTCGTGATGAGAACCTTTTTAGTGAAAATG GATAAAGAGGACATGACAGTccaacattttcatttcaccAGCTGGCCGGACAAAGGGGTCCCCGATGATGTAACTTCCCTGGTCGATTTCCGTCACAGGGTTCTACAAACAAAATCGCCACTTGGTGGACCTACAATCGTTCACTGCAG TGCTGGCGTTGGCAGGACGGGAACGTACATAGCGATGGACTTGTTGACAAGAGAGGGTGAAGCTGAAGGATCCGTTAACATACATGGTTGTGTCACCAATCTCAGACATCGTCGTACACGTATGGTCCAAACGGCG GATCAATATGCCTTCCTGCACCACGCAATTGTTCACACGTTAGCGTTTGACAGTAAACCCGTTCAAACGGAGGGGTTTGCGACCTACATGTCGGATTCGAAGAACAAACAGAGACTAATCAAACAATTCaag caaCTGGAGATTACCATGGAAAGATCTGAAGAGGAGCGACAAGCATCTGAAAGAAATGCAGCCTTAACAAAGTCCAACAGGGAGGGCGCTGACATTCCAG GTAACTTGTACAGGCCTAGGTTGCATTTAGGTAAAGAACCGGGGCATGATTATATCAACGCCATGTATGTTAAT AGCTACAAACAACGGAATCATTTTGTTCTCGCGATGACTCCTCTTGAAGAGACCGTTACAGACTTTCTTTGCCTCGTGATGCAGGAAAAAGCGGTCTGCATCGTCGATATGGAGAGTGAATGCTCCCTGTACATTCCTGATCTTGGCACACAGAAGCAGTTTGGTTCATATACAGTAGACAATCTTCGACAAATGTCGACACCCTACAGTATCAACAGGGTGCTTAGAATGAGCTACAACGGCCTG AGAGGACCTAATGAACATACGGTATCTCACTACGAAGTTACGGCCTGGCAAGACAATGTTAAAGTTCCCGAGTCGGCAACACACTTTTTGCAACTTGTCAAGGAAGTAGAGACAAAGGCCGCCTCTGGATCCGCTATTATGCATTGCAA GACTGGTGGCGGACGCTGCGGCCTGTTTGCGGCTGTTTGGACGCTTCTGGAGAAAACAGGCATAGAACACGAGGTCTCGGTGTTTAACACAGTTCGCCAACTGCGGGCGAGACGGCCAAATGCCGTTAGGACTAGA GAGCAGTACGCTTTTTGCCACGTTTGTGTTCATGAGTATCTGCAATCATTCGACATCTACTCTAATTTCTCGTAG